Proteins from a single region of Chryseobacterium sp. T16E-39:
- a CDS encoding YceI family protein — translation MATKWNLDPAHSEITFKVKHMMISNIKGNFTNFNAEIEADDDTFSNAKTTATIQTNSVATHNVDRDNHLKGEEFFNAEANPTITFESQALNGDVTGNLTINGITKPVTLDVDFNGINVDPWGNTKAGFSFEGKINRKDFGLNWNAALEAGGVMVSEEVKLAGELQFVKQA, via the coding sequence ATGGCAACAAAATGGAATTTAGACCCAGCACACAGTGAAATTACTTTCAAAGTAAAACACATGATGATCTCTAATATTAAAGGAAACTTCACCAACTTCAATGCAGAAATTGAAGCTGATGACGATACGTTTTCCAATGCTAAAACAACAGCTACCATTCAAACGAACTCTGTTGCAACTCACAATGTAGACAGAGATAATCATTTAAAGGGTGAGGAATTCTTTAATGCTGAAGCAAACCCTACAATTACCTTCGAATCTCAGGCATTGAACGGAGATGTAACCGGAAATCTTACCATCAACGGAATTACAAAACCTGTCACTCTTGATGTTGATTTTAATGGTATTAATGTTGACCCTTGGGGGAATACAAAAGCAGGTTTCTCTTTTGAAGGGAAAATCAACAGAAAAGACTTCGGATTAAACTGGAATGCTGCTCTTGAAGCTGGTGGTGTGATGGTAAGTGAAGAAGTAAAATTAGCTGGAGAACTACAGTTTGTAAAACAAGCATAA
- a CDS encoding S9 family peptidase has protein sequence MKLHKFTLLMVVLGGSVFAQTQKFTMAEAVNGLRTNLAVKNISQFSWSEDGKSYIQAVKGGYLITDLKTNKQDTLLSLNQLNKQLSTNKLNAVPSVKFLNSSNGYFNANNQMFWVERSGNDWKVKSTSVLDENASNLRILGDNQTLVYTVKNNLYINRNGKPVAITSDTDENIINGQAVHRNEFGIDTGIFPAPNSESVAFYRMDQTMVADYPVIDWSVTPAVNHNVKYPMAGNVSHQVTLGVYNIKNQSTTFLKIEGEKDQYLTAITWSPDSKYIFVGVLNRGQNHLKMNQYDAATGSFVKTLFEETNDKYVQPQHPLVFFPNSNTDFIWQSQRTGYNHLFHYSLEKGLISQITKGDWLVTDILGFNEKKKEIYFVSTKETPLERHLYKINWTNFRMQKLDDAEGMHSGVLSSDGNYLYDVYSNAKTPKVANIINTNTLKYTNILTAENTLKNYQRPEIKNVSLKADDGTSLYGKIILPTNFDPNKKYPVIVYLYNGPNVQLITNTFPASGNLWYEYMAQNGYIIFTMDGRGSSNRGLKFEQAVFRNLGTTEMDDQMKGVEYLKSLPYVDAERMGIHGWSFGGFMTTSFMLRKPDVFKVGVAGGPVIDWKMYEIMYGERYMDTPQENPEGYAKANLLDKVQNLKGKLLMIHGAQDDVVVWQHSIKFIKSAVDNGVQLDYFVYPGHPHNVIGKDRVHLMQKITDYFDQNLKK, from the coding sequence ATGAAATTACATAAGTTTACTTTATTGATGGTGGTTTTGGGCGGATCTGTTTTTGCTCAGACCCAAAAATTTACAATGGCAGAGGCTGTAAATGGGTTAAGAACGAATTTAGCGGTAAAAAATATCTCTCAATTTTCCTGGTCTGAAGATGGCAAATCTTACATTCAGGCTGTAAAGGGAGGATATTTAATTACTGATTTAAAGACTAACAAACAGGATACTTTGTTGTCCCTGAATCAATTAAACAAACAATTATCAACAAATAAACTAAATGCAGTTCCTTCTGTTAAATTCCTAAATAGTTCAAATGGCTATTTTAATGCGAACAACCAAATGTTCTGGGTCGAAAGATCAGGAAACGATTGGAAGGTAAAAAGTACTTCAGTACTTGATGAAAATGCGTCGAATTTAAGGATTTTAGGAGATAACCAAACCCTGGTGTATACTGTTAAAAATAATTTATACATTAATAGAAATGGGAAACCTGTTGCTATTACCAGTGATACCGATGAAAATATCATTAATGGACAAGCTGTTCACAGAAATGAATTTGGAATTGACACAGGAATTTTTCCAGCTCCAAATTCTGAATCTGTAGCGTTTTACAGAATGGATCAGACTATGGTAGCTGATTATCCTGTAATCGACTGGTCTGTAACGCCCGCGGTGAATCACAATGTGAAATATCCGATGGCAGGAAATGTATCACATCAGGTGACTTTAGGCGTTTATAACATTAAAAATCAATCTACCACTTTTTTAAAGATTGAAGGTGAAAAAGATCAATATCTAACAGCCATTACCTGGAGCCCCGATTCAAAATATATCTTTGTTGGTGTTTTAAACAGAGGTCAGAATCATTTGAAAATGAATCAATATGATGCTGCAACCGGGAGTTTTGTGAAAACCCTGTTTGAAGAAACAAATGATAAATATGTGCAACCTCAGCATCCACTTGTATTTTTCCCAAACTCTAACACCGATTTTATCTGGCAGAGTCAGAGAACTGGCTACAATCACCTGTTCCATTATAGTTTAGAAAAAGGATTGATTTCGCAGATAACGAAAGGCGATTGGTTGGTTACTGATATATTAGGTTTTAATGAAAAGAAAAAAGAAATTTATTTTGTTTCAACTAAAGAAACTCCTTTAGAAAGACACTTGTATAAAATCAACTGGACGAATTTCAGAATGCAAAAGCTGGATGATGCGGAAGGAATGCATTCAGGAGTTTTAAGCAGTGATGGAAATTATTTATATGATGTATATAGCAATGCGAAAACTCCAAAAGTTGCCAATATTATTAATACCAATACCCTAAAATACACCAATATTCTTACCGCTGAAAATACATTGAAGAACTATCAGCGACCAGAGATTAAAAATGTAAGCCTTAAAGCAGATGATGGCACCTCTTTATATGGGAAAATTATTCTTCCAACGAATTTTGATCCTAATAAAAAATATCCGGTGATCGTTTATTTGTATAATGGACCTAACGTTCAGTTAATCACTAATACTTTTCCTGCATCAGGAAATCTTTGGTACGAATATATGGCTCAGAATGGATACATTATTTTCACGATGGATGGAAGAGGCTCTTCAAACCGTGGATTGAAATTTGAGCAGGCAGTATTCAGAAATCTGGGAACTACAGAAATGGATGATCAAATGAAAGGAGTGGAATATTTAAAGTCACTTCCTTATGTAGATGCTGAGAGAATGGGAATTCATGGATGGAGCTTTGGTGGATTTATGACGACAAGCTTTATGCTTCGCAAGCCTGATGTTTTCAAAGTTGGGGTAGCTGGAGGACCGGTAATTGACTGGAAGATGTATGAAATCATGTATGGTGAAAGATATATGGATACTCCACAGGAAAATCCTGAAGGATATGCAAAAGCAAACTTACTGGACAAAGTTCAGAATTTAAAAGGGAAACTTTTAATGATCCACGGTGCCCAAGATGATGTTGTCGTGTGGCAGCACTCAATTAAATTCATCAAATCTGCCGTTGATAACGGAGTTCAGTTAGATTACTTTGTATACCCGGGACATCCTCACAATGTAATTGGGAAAGACAGAGTACATTTGATGCAAAAGATTACAGACTATTTTGATCAGAATCTGAAAAAATAA
- a CDS encoding LLM class flavin-dependent oxidoreductase, which produces MELGIGMFGDLALDQTTGKYKDAGVKIREILEQVKLMDEVGIDVFAMGEHHRPDYAVSSPEMVLAAAASITKNIRLASGVTVLSSSEPVKVYEDFSTLDLISDGRAEIFVGRGSFIESFPLYGYSLNDYEQLFDEKLELLLKINSEENVSWSGELRAPMQNQTVYPRAKNGGVLPIWRAVGGTPQSVLSAAKLGMPLVVAIIGGMPIQFRNLIEFYKQEYQKAGHDVAQMQIAVHSHTFVSDDQNVIDGYFNNYKSQMDRIGSSRGWAPYTKAQYEGGRSKDGALFIGNPAEVSDKIAYMKEIFGITRFIGHMDVGDPDHHLMMKSIELFGKEVLPKVKAL; this is translated from the coding sequence ATGGAATTAGGTATCGGAATGTTTGGGGACTTGGCTTTAGACCAAACAACAGGAAAATACAAAGATGCAGGAGTAAAGATCAGAGAGATTCTTGAACAGGTAAAATTAATGGATGAGGTTGGAATTGATGTTTTTGCAATGGGAGAACACCACCGTCCGGATTATGCTGTTTCGTCTCCGGAAATGGTTTTGGCTGCTGCGGCCAGCATTACAAAAAATATTAGATTGGCAAGTGGTGTTACCGTTTTGAGTTCATCTGAGCCTGTAAAAGTATATGAAGACTTTTCGACATTGGATTTAATTTCTGATGGAAGAGCTGAAATATTTGTCGGTAGAGGGAGCTTCATTGAATCTTTTCCTCTATATGGATATTCTTTAAATGATTATGAGCAACTCTTTGATGAGAAATTGGAATTGTTATTAAAGATCAATTCTGAAGAGAATGTTTCATGGTCAGGGGAGCTTCGTGCACCCATGCAAAATCAGACCGTATACCCAAGAGCAAAGAATGGAGGTGTACTTCCTATTTGGAGAGCTGTTGGGGGAACTCCACAGTCGGTTTTAAGTGCTGCAAAACTAGGAATGCCATTGGTGGTAGCAATTATTGGTGGAATGCCAATCCAATTTAGAAATCTGATTGAATTTTATAAACAGGAATATCAGAAAGCAGGACATGATGTCGCTCAGATGCAGATTGCCGTCCATTCTCATACTTTCGTTAGCGATGATCAGAATGTAATAGACGGCTATTTCAATAATTATAAGTCACAGATGGACAGAATTGGATCTTCCAGAGGTTGGGCTCCTTATACAAAGGCGCAATATGAAGGAGGAAGAAGTAAAGATGGCGCTCTATTTATTGGAAATCCGGCTGAGGTTTCTGATAAGATTGCTTATATGAAAGAGATTTTTGGAATTACAAGATTTATCGGACATATGGATGTAGGGGATCCTGATCATCATTTGATGATGAAATCTATAGAACTGTTTGGTAAGGAAGTTCTTCCAAAAGTAAAAGCATTATAA